The genome window GCATCATCAATCCATGACTGAAGGTATGCTCTTTCCGCAGGTGTGATATTGCGGTAGGGAGTACCGGTATCTTTAAACTTTCCGCTTTTAACAGTTGTAAATGAAACACCTATCTTTTTAAGCAGTCCTGAAACATTCGGAATTTCCGCTATTACACCAATACTGCCTGTTGTTGTCCCCGGATTGGCCATGATTGTATCAGCACCGCATGCAGCATAATATCCTCCGGAAGCAGCAACACTGGACATGGACACTACAATTGGCGTTCCCGAATCTCGTGCACGTTTAACTGCATTATAGATCTCCTGAGAAGGCGCAATTGCACCTCCCGGGCTGTTTATTCGGAAAACAATTGCTTTTACTGCTCTGCTCTCTCCGTACCTCTTAAAGAGCTTCACCATTTTTGAAGAAGAATAGATTGTACCATTAAGTTCAATAACGGCAACATATTCACCTTTTGAAGGCACTTTTATAGAATCGCCCTGTTCTCTCTTTCCGGATACAAGAGCCAGCATTAAAATTAAAAAGACGGTTACAACCGCCACAATAATACCAACTGTCCAATCGCTAATTTTTCTTTTCATTTCTCCACCTGTCACATTTCTATAGAAAGTTTATTATAAGCAAATTTAGATAAAAAGTCAATACGAAAAGGCCTGTAACTCTATAATGCATATTTATCGTAATTAAGTACAATATTCAATAATAGCAAATATTTTTCCCTGAGACGCTTTTATTCTTCCATAAAACACGATTCTCATTTTGTCAATTAAGGTTTAAACGGCAATAACTGAATTTTACAGCAGGAAATCCATTATTTTTCATAAATATTAAATACTTTAATTATTCAGGATTAGCCGGGAAGACAAAAGTGGGCGATACTGGATTCGAACCAGTGACCTCTGGTATGTGAGACCAGCACTCTAACCACCTGAGCTAATCGCCCCTGTTCTTTATAAAATAATACAATGTAATTTTTAATGCAACGGAAAATTTACTCATCCTGATATTTAAAATAATTCACAACTCCCTTGATTTTAATCATTTTTTCTCATATTTTTTACTCGTGATATACTACTCTTTTATATAAGGAACCGGAATGAAAAAAGTTTTTGATAACACCTATACCAGAGTGGTGCTATTTCTGTTCTTCCTTTACCTGTTCTTTGTCAGCATTGAAATGATGAGCACTGCTTTTAAACTGTTCGGCCACGGATTTGCACAAAAACTAATGACTACCACAGCAAATCCTATAGTCGGGCTTTTAATCGGCCTGGCAACAACATCTCTTGTGCAGAGCTCATCAAGTGTAACATCAATTATTGTAGGGCTTGTAGCAGGCGGGACTCTGTCTATCAGGCACGCTGTTCCAATGGTGATGGGCGCAAATATTGGTACAACAGTTACCAATATGATTGTATCCATGGGCCATATAGGAAGAAAACAGGAATTTGAAAAAGCCATTGCCGGTGCAACTGTTCACGATTTCTTTAATGTTCTTGCTGTGATTGTTTTCCTGCCGCTTGAAGCTATGTTTCATATTATTGAAAAAACAGCCACTGCCCTTGAAGTTGCTTTTAAATCATCGGGTGGGCTTACCTTTATTAGCCCTCTGAAAGCAATTGTCGGGCCTGTTGAACACCTGTTAAGCAAATCTATTATCTCTCTTGTAAGTTCTCCCCCGTGGCTGCGGTCTGTTGTTCTTCTTGTGTTTGCACTTCTCATGCTGTTTCTTGCTCTTCATCAGATGGTAACACTTATGAAAAAACTGATGATAGGAAAAATTGAAAACCTTATTCATGCATATTTGTTCAAATCTCCTTTAAGAAGTCTGATGCTCGGACTTGCGCTTACATCAGTGATTCAGAGCAGTTCCGCAACAACTTCTCTGATTGTTCCTCTTGCAGGAGCAGGGATATTGACCGTAGAGGAAATATTCCCATATGTACTGGGAGCAAACATTGGTACAACCGTAACAACAATTCTGGCATCTCTTGTAACAAAAAGCCCTGCTGCAATAATTGTAGCTTTCAGCCATCTCACTTTTAATATCATGGGTACAATTTTGTTTTACCCCTTAAGGATCATCCCCATAACCCTGGCAAAAAATTATGCCAAATTTCTTGCAAAATACAGATACCTTGCACCGATACTTTTAATCGTGCTGTTTTTTATATTACCATTAACACTTATATTCCTTATTAACGGAGGATTTTAAAATGTTTAAGCAATTATTATCTCTCTTGTCAAAAGATGATCTCATAAGCCAGGCATTCGATGATGCACAGACAATGATGAATAAATCATATAAACTCTTTCAGGAATCTGTAAATTCCTTAAAATTTAACCAGCAGGCGGGTTTTGACATTTACGAACTTGACAGAGAAATTAACAGCCTTGAGAAAAAAATCAGAAGAAAGATACTTGAACACCTTTCAGTCAGTCCCAAGCAGGACATTATTGCCAGTTTGATTCTTACATCTATTGTGATCAGTATTGAACGTATAGGCGATTACTCCAAAAACATCTACGAAGTTGTAGGCCTTTACAAAGACGGGGAAAAAATTAATATTAATGAAAAACTCTCCTCCACTGAAGAAATAATATCAAAAATGTTCTGTGACGTGGGAGAAGCTTTTAAAAACGGGGATGCGGAAGCAGCCAGTGGAATAATCAGCAAACTTGACCCTCTAAGAAAAATTTTTGACACCTACATCTACGAAGAAGCATTACAGGAAAAAAACAAAAACACCAGGCAGATAATCACCAACGTTCTTTACTCACGGTATCTTAAACGCGTTGCAGCACATCTTGAAAACATTGCAACCAGCATTGTGAATCCTTTTGACAAGATCGGCTTTTACAAACGCGGTAGTATTGAAACCGAAGCTGATTGATGATTTTTACAGATATGCAAAGATCCGCAACCCATAAGGGATAAACTATGGACAAAATTAAAATTATTGTAAACCCGGTTGCAGGAAACGGCAACGCTGAAAAAGTCCTGCCGCAGGTTAAAAAAATGTTTTCAGATATGGAAATAAATTATGATATCTCTATTACTGAACGCCCTCTTCATGCATCTGAGCTCGCACAGGATGCAGCAGAAAAAGGCTACCATATTGTGGCAGCCATGGGAGGAGACGGAACTGTCAATGAGGTTTTAA of bacterium contains these proteins:
- the sppA gene encoding signal peptide peptidase SppA — its product is MKRKISDWTVGIIVAVVTVFLILMLALVSGKREQGDSIKVPSKGEYVAVIELNGTIYSSSKMVKLFKRYGESRAVKAIVFRINSPGGAIAPSQEIYNAVKRARDSGTPIVVSMSSVAASGGYYAACGADTIMANPGTTTGSIGVIAEIPNVSGLLKKIGVSFTTVKSGKFKDTGTPYRNITPAERAYLQSWIDDAFDQFVTVVSKERNIPKKKLLKIADGRVFTGRQAKKLGLIDLLGDFEDAVNLAAKMGHISGKPQILRERKRSITLMDLMFQQAEGVIRGLNGMIFLYRFN
- a CDS encoding Na/Pi symporter, translated to MKKVFDNTYTRVVLFLFFLYLFFVSIEMMSTAFKLFGHGFAQKLMTTTANPIVGLLIGLATTSLVQSSSSVTSIIVGLVAGGTLSIRHAVPMVMGANIGTTVTNMIVSMGHIGRKQEFEKAIAGATVHDFFNVLAVIVFLPLEAMFHIIEKTATALEVAFKSSGGLTFISPLKAIVGPVEHLLSKSIISLVSSPPWLRSVVLLVFALLMLFLALHQMVTLMKKLMIGKIENLIHAYLFKSPLRSLMLGLALTSVIQSSSATTSLIVPLAGAGILTVEEIFPYVLGANIGTTVTTILASLVTKSPAAIIVAFSHLTFNIMGTILFYPLRIIPITLAKNYAKFLAKYRYLAPILLIVLFFILPLTLIFLINGGF